One window from the genome of Gadus morhua chromosome 16, gadMor3.0, whole genome shotgun sequence encodes:
- the pih1d2 gene encoding PIH1 domain-containing protein 2, whose product MSSKDVVQQAQQLWSMLDDMSQDDPQAYQTFIQKHMKEGLEFSSPPQVHSCVRTDILGPKKGVLYVNICGWKRVPAAPDPSKPVPVCGGKLETHTDPDGESYTVLDVAFSPSELRRSEQCRGGGGGGGELDPQVYLLALSFAQRQHGLSLSERYRIHSAGPRGSREDVQQRLECRKQPGSRPAPGGAHGPDAVSSPASLLQHISSLRLEDTENQSSEIVIGPTAAAAEPEQNKNKKALIQVISSSYAPLQPQTPHYQLLVIPGGGIGSRGTVELTVELPRVLSVSECQLSVSQTDVLLEVEDLYLLLVELPEAVDEDSASATFNRKKRRLTVRLDVL is encoded by the exons ATGTCGTCAAAAGACGTCGTACAGCAGGCCCAGCAGCTGTGGTCGATGCTGGACGACATGTCTCAGGACGACCCCCAGGCCTACCAAACATTCATCCAGAAGCACATGAAGGAGGGTCTGGAGTTCAGCAGCCCGCCCCAGGTCCACTCCTGTGTACGGACGGACATACTG GGACCGAAAAAGGGAGTTTTATACGTCAACATCTGCGGCTGGAAACGAGTCCCCGCGGCCCCCGATCCCAGTAAACCAGTACCAGTATGTGGAGGGAAActggaaacacacacggacCCCGATGGAG AGAGCTACACCGTGCTGGACGTAGCCTTCAGCCCCTCGGAGCTCCGGCGGTCTGAGCAGTGCCGgggcggtggagggggaggaggggagctggACCCCCAGGTCTATCTGCTGGCCCTGAGCTTCGCCCAGAGGCAGCACGGCCTGAGTTTATCCGAGCGGTACCGGATCCACAGCGCCGGCCCCAGGGGGAGCCGGGAAGACGTGCAGCAGCGCCTCGAATGCCGGAAGCAGCCCGGCAGCAGGCCCGCCCCCGGAGGCGCCCACGGTCCTGACGCAG TGTCTTCCCCGGCCTCCCTCCTGCAACACATCTCCTCCCTCCGCCTGGAGGACACAGAAAACCAGTCATCGGAGATCGTGATCGGGCcaacagctgcagcagcagaaccaGAGCAGAATAAGAACAAGAAGGCTCTAATCCAGGTGATCTCCAGCTCGTATGCGCCACTGCAGCCCCAGACCCCCCACTACCAGCTGCTGGTGATCCCAGGAGGCGGGATCGGGTCCCGCGGCACAGTGGAGCTAACAGTCGAGCTCCCCAGGGTGCTCTCCGTGTCCGAGTGTCAGCTCAGCGTCTCCCAG ACCGACGTCCTCCTGGAGGTGGAAGACCTCTACCTTCTCCTGGTGGAGCTGCCGGAGGCGGTGGACGAGGACAGCGCCTCAGCCACCTTcaacaggaagaagaggaggctgACCGTGAGGCTGGATGTTCTCTGA
- the dixdc1a gene encoding dixin-A encodes MGAKQMKCLSSASPAHSPKEEYAEAQFASTDSPPEECVKPPSSQPGGPGVEKPELTDKKCNAGEVVLCGLCPSLGQDAPEEEGRPWEEQLETHQEQLEKEMQEARRMVFRLQALLLHGSLPEEDQSSSLSFGDSRVNAEQQLVLIRSRLDQSTEETLDLKRELLRHKQESRHIQAIKDALQQRMAVQEDVVLNLKQELLRSNMTRDELEGENSELKRKLSERDKLMIEYEQQLGKKERLMLLQQQKTEDSQHIKSHDISRVRSFRNENSGYNNSVTLSSAQLFQHTAPGEELQLVREALRSLRDNFSGHDPLHHTLDTLEQGVASLMDRLHSADSQRRQEKGEEYRSPGRRANSTDRDSWPPSKIAHSHSSPGLNSAVCTKVLYFTDRSLTPFLINIPKRLGEVTLRDFKAAVDRHGSYRYHFKALDPEFGTVKEEVFHDGAVVPGWEGKIVAWVEEDHGDRR; translated from the exons ATGGGAGCCAAACAGATGAAATG TCTTAGCTCCGCCAGCCCGGCACACTCCCCTAAAGAAGAGTATGCAGAGGCCCAGTTCGCCTCCACTGACAGCCCCCCAGAAGAATGTGTCAAACCTCCATCCAGCCAGCCGGGGGGGCCCGGGGTGGAGAAACCAGAGCTGACGGACAAGAAATGCAACGCCG GAGAGGTGGTTCTCTGTGGGCTGTGTCCGAGCCTGGGGCAGGACgcgccggaggaggaggggcgacCCTGGGAGGAGCAGTTGGAGACCCACCAGGagcagctggagaaggagatgcAGGAGGCGAGGCGGATGGTGTTCCGCCTGCAG gcacTGCTGTTGCACGGTTCTCTCCCTGAAGAGGACCAGAGTTCATCTCTGAGCTTCGGGGACAGTCGGGTCAACGCCGAACAGCAGCTG GTTCTAATCCGCAGTCGTCTGGACCAAAGCACAGAGGAGACTCTTGATCTCAAG AGGGAGCTCCTGAGACACAAGCAGGAGTCTCGCCACATACAGGCCATCAAG GATGCACTCCAGCAGCGCATGGCGGTGCAGGAGGATGTGGTGCTCAACCTCAAGCAGGAGTTGCTGAGGAGCAACATGACCAGGGACGAGCTGGAAGGGGAGAAT AGCGAGCTCAAACGAAAGCTGAGCGAACGGGACAAACTAATGATTGAATATGAG cagcagctcggGAAGAAGGAACGTCTGATGCTACTGCAGCAGCAAAAGACAGAGGACTCTCAGCACATCAAGTCACATGACATCAGCCGCGTACGG TCTTTTAGGAACGAGAACAGTGGCTACAACAACTCGGTGACGCTGAGCTCTGCACAGCTGTTCCAGCACACCGCTCCG ggggaggagctacagCTGGTCAGGGAAGCCCTGCGCAGCCTGAGGGACAACTTCTCGGGTCAcgaccccctccaccacacgTTGGACACGCTGGAGCAGGGCGTGGCCAGCCTCATGGACCGCCTGCACTCTGCCGACAGCCAGCGGAGGCAGGAGAAAGGG GAGGAATATCGATCTCCGGGACGGCGAGCCAATTCAACAGACCGCGATTCCTGGCCGCCATCAA AAATAGCCCACTCCCACAGCAGCCCGGGGCTGAACTCTGCCGTCTGCaccaaagtgctgtacttcACCGACCGTTCACTCACCCCCTTCTTAATCAACATCCCCAAGAG gcTGGGAGAAGTCACATTGCGGGACTTTAAGGCGGCTGTGGATCGCCATGGCAGCTATCGGTACCACTTTAAGGCCCTAGACCCGGAGTTTGGCACGGTGAAAGAGGAG GTGTTCCACGACGGGGCGGTGGTGCCTGGCTGGGAGGGGAAGATCGTggcctgggtggaggaggaccaCGGAGACCGGCGCTAG
- the nkapd1 gene encoding uncharacterized protein NKAPD1: MAKWGKFLLRNVLRHTDAHNKIQEEKEMWKMRGSQTQTPEVSTREAQRGNMHCDRVSDCPKSRPSEQDDRAARYWSRKLYEFEANDPDRWGHSGFKELYPEEFSSDSEDADRRTKKTKRELSVSKRSKKSKEKKKKKKKKKKEEEDEKEEEEGKRKKADFSSSSETQSARSKERRKSGKSKHHKGKRRRRSRSRRRDTGESSSQGMGEELDRERRTRCGKKRKHDANRDTDSGPDGARKKRGRGSGRKDWKEPAEGNSDDSSAD, from the exons ATGGCCAAGTGGGGGAAGTTTCTCCTGAGAAATGTACTCCGCCACACAGATGCTCATAACAAG ATccaagaggagaaggagatgtgGAAGATGAGGGGCAGCCAGACACAGACCCCGGAAGTGTCGACCAGAGAAGCACAAAG GGGGAACATGCACTGTGATCGAGTGTCCGACTGTCCCAAGTCCCGCCCCTCCGAGCAGGATGACCGGGCGGCTCGCTACTGGTCCCGTAAACTGTATGAGTTTGAGGCCAATGATCCTGACAG GTGGGGACACAGCGGCTTTAAGGAGCTCTACCCGGAGGAGTTCTCCAGTGACAG CGAGGACGCAGACCGCAGGACGAAGAAGACCAAGAGAGAGCTGTCCGTCTCCAAGCGCTCCAAGAAGtccaaagagaagaagaaaaagaagaagaaaaagaaaaaggaggaggaggacgagaaggaggaggaagagggaaagaggaagaaGGCGGACTTCTCCAGCAGCAGCGAGACTCAGTCCGCCAGGAgcaaagagaggaggaaaagcgGTAAAAGCAAGCACCacaaagggaagaggaggaggaggagcaggagcaggaggagagacaccGGGGAGAGCAGCTCACAGGGGATGGGCGAGGAGCTGGACAGGGAGAGACGCACGCGCTGCGGGAAGAAGAGGAAACACGACGCCAACAGAGACACGGACTCCGGGCCCGACGGTgcgaggaagaagagggggaggggcagcggGAGGAAGGACTGGAAGGAGCCGGCTGAGGGGAACTCGGACGACAGCTCCGCTGATTGA
- the lrfn1 gene encoding leucine-rich repeat and fibronectin type III domain-containing protein 1 has protein sequence MERVVLCMLLCAALARGYSCPGRCICQHQSPTLTLLCAKTGLLFVPPTIDRKTVELRLTDNFITVIRKKDFVNMTSLVHLTLSRNTISQITPHAFLGLRSLRALHMDGNRLSALKSDHFKGLVNLRHLILGNNQIHLVAPTSFDEFVGTIEDLDLSNNNLRTLPWEAIGRMTNINTLTLDHNLIDHIGAGTFTLLTKLVRLDMTSNRLQKLPPDSLFQHAQVLSDAKGSNPSSLAVSFGGNPLHCNCELLWLRRLTREDDLETCASPEHLMDKYFWSIQEEEFICEPPLITKHLATKPHVMEGQGVTLKCKAMGDPDPEIHWRSPDGKLVQNNSRTVLYDNGTLDVLITTLKDSGAFSCVASNAAGIATAAVEINMIPLPLLVNNTGHMREDPGLSDITTSAKSGNDTKGQEKQDRRVVVAELTSSSAVIRWPSERHIPGIRMYQIQYNSTADETLVYRMIPSTSKTFLINDLAAGREYDLCVLAVYDDGITSLTATRVVGCVQFHTASEVTQCRFMHSQFLGGTMIIIIGGIIVASVLVFIIILMIRYKAYSSPEDVKAGSSSLRSHLHHQHHQHHQDQQRQQQQQLHQSRMQRSGSKQPSEDSQTGDGPGATRECMALVLRADHQDPDHETGDPGGTSAAAAAEAEPAQQPTPERFQRRSSLDGLRSGPPSEDTQTDSSLTGSTMSLCLIGPNAGTKEAPRLKDKRGGLAGVGLLPNELARTRHRFSFDGGDYSIFQSHSYPRRAARARWHKSTNQLDTEASPLASRRVTFSSTEWMLESTV, from the exons ATGGAGCGTGTGGTTCTGTGCATGCTGCTGTGTGCAGCCCTAGCGAGGGGCTACAGCTGTCCCGGCCGCTGCATCTGCCAGCACCAGTCCCCCACGCTCACCTTGCTCTGCGCCAAGACGGGCCTGCTGTTCGTCCCGCCCACCATCGACCGCAAGACGGTGGAGCTGCGGCTCACCGACAACTTCATCACCGTAATCCGCAAGAAGGACTTTGTCAACATGACCAGCCTGGTGCACCTCACGCTGTCCCGCAACACCATCAGCCAGATCACCCCGCACGCCTTCCTCGGGCTTCGCTCGCTACGGGCGCTGCACATGGACGGCAACCGCCTCAGCGCCCTCAAGAGCGACCACTTCAAGGGGCTGGTCAACCTGCGCCATCTAATCCTGGGGAACAACCAGATCCACCTGGTGGCGCCCACCTCATTCGACGAGTTTGTGGGCACCATCGAGGACCTGGACCTGTCCAACAACAACCTGAGGACCCTGCCCTGGGAGGCCATCGGCCGCATGACCAACATCAACACCCTGACGCTGGACCACAACCTCATCGACCACATCGGGGCGGGCACCTTCACGCTGCTCACCAAGCTGGTGCGTCTGGACATGACCTCCAACCGGCTGCAGAAGCTGCCGCCTGACAGCCTGTTCCAGCACGCCCAGGTGCTGTCGGACGCCAAGGGCTCCAACCCCTCGTCGCTGGCCGTCAGCTTCGGCGGGAACCCGCTGCACTGCAACTGCGAGCTGCTGTGGCTGCGGCGGCTGACGCGGGAGGACGACCTGGAGACCTGCGCCTCGCCGGAGCACCTGATGGACAAGTACTTCTGGTCCATCCAGGAAGAGGAGTTCATCTGCGAGCCACCCCTCATCACCAAGCACCTGGCAACCAAGCCGCACGTGATGGAGGGCCAGGGGGTGACGCTCAAGTGCAAGGCCATGGGAGACCCCGACCCCGAGATCCATTGGCGCTCGCCCGACGGCAAGCTGGTGCAAAACAACTCGCGCACGGTGCTGTACGACAACGGCACGCTGGACGTGCTCATCACCACGCTGAAGGATAGCGGCGCCTTCAGCTGCGTGGCGTCCAACGCGGCGGGCATCGCCACGGCCGCCGTGGAGATCAACATGATCCCGCTGCCGCTGCTGGTCAACAACACGGGCCACATGCGCGAGGACCCCGGCCTCTCCGACATCACCACCTCGGCCAAGTCGGGCAATGACACCAAGGGCCAGGAAAAGCAGGACCGGCGCGTGGTGGTGGCGgagctcacctcctcctccgcggtGATCCGCTGGCCCTCCGAGCGACACATCCCCGGGATCAGGATGTACCAGATCCAGTACAACAGCACGGCCGACGAGACGCTGGTGtacag AATGATCCCGTCCACCAGCAAGACGTTCCTGATCAACGACCTGGCGGCGGGGCGCGAGTACgacctgtgtgtgttggcggtGTACGACGACGGCATCACGTCGCTGACGGCCACGCGCGTGGTGGGCTGCGTGCAGTTCCACACGGCCAGCGAGGTCACGCAGTGTCGCTTCATGCACAGCCAGTTCCTGGGGGGCaccatgatcatcatcatcgggGGCATCATCGTGGCCTCCGTGCtggtcttcatcatcatcctcatgatCCGCTACAAGGCCTACAGCAGCCCCGAGGACGTGAAGGCGGGCTCCTCCTCACTGCGCTCccacctgcaccaccaacaccaccaacaccaccaggaccagcagaggcagcagcagcagcagctgcaccaGAGCCGCATGCAGCGCTCGGGCTCCAAGCAGCCCTCCGAGGACAGCCAGACGGGGGACGGGCCGGGGGCCACCCGGGAGTGCATGGCGCTGGTGCTGAGGGCGGACCACCAGGACCCCGACCATGAGACGGGCGACCCGGGCGGGACctcggcggcggctgcggcggaGGCGGAGCCGGCCCAGCAGCCGACGCCGGAGCGCTTCCAGAGGCGGAGCAGCCTGGACGGGCTGCGCTCTGGCCCGCCGTCGGAGGACACGCAGACGGACAGCAGCCTGACGGGCTCCACCATGTCCCTGTGTCTGATCGGCCCCAACGCCGGCACCAAGGAGGCCCCGCGCCTCAAGGACAAGCGGGGCGGGCTGGCCGGCGTGGGGCTGCTGCCCAACGAGCTGGCACGAACTAGGCACCGCTTCTCCTTCGACGGGGGGGACTACTCCATCTTCCAGAGCCACAGCTACCCGCGGCGCGCGGCGCGGGCCCGCTGGCACAAGTCCACCAACCAGTTGGACACGGAGGCCTCGCCGCTGGCCAGCCGCAGAGTCACGTTCAGCAGCACCGAGTGGATGCTGGAGAGCACCGTGTGA